From the Alkalibacter rhizosphaerae genome, one window contains:
- a CDS encoding SDR family NAD(P)-dependent oxidoreductase: MKLKDKVAIITGGTRGIGYGIAEEYLKEGAKVVIGAQNMVTGQHAEEELRKIGDVKFVHCDVSSMKDLNNIVEETINTFGQLDIYVANAGTNDSQKTHYLDITPEQYEHIMNVNLRGVFFGGQIAAKQMVKQGHGGVIINVSSVNAYLALDSQMVYTTSKGGVQQLTKVQACALQPYNIKVNAIAPGPIETDLMRNVGSDPQLYNTVISRTPEGRIGSPTECGRLAVFLANEDSNFIFGQSIYIDGGRSFQAFPTPGYKTVTDEDFELLEKYKKKEV; encoded by the coding sequence ATGAAACTTAAAGATAAGGTAGCAATTATTACAGGCGGAACTAGGGGAATTGGTTATGGAATCGCTGAAGAGTACCTGAAAGAGGGAGCAAAAGTAGTTATAGGCGCTCAAAACATGGTTACTGGTCAACACGCAGAGGAAGAATTAAGAAAAATTGGTGATGTCAAATTTGTTCATTGCGATGTATCTTCCATGAAAGATCTGAACAACATCGTAGAAGAAACGATCAATACATTCGGTCAGCTTGACATATACGTAGCGAATGCAGGGACGAATGATTCACAAAAGACGCATTATTTGGATATTACACCAGAACAATATGAACACATAATGAATGTAAATTTGAGAGGCGTATTTTTCGGCGGCCAGATTGCTGCCAAGCAGATGGTAAAGCAAGGTCATGGTGGAGTGATCATTAATGTATCCTCTGTAAATGCATATTTGGCATTGGATAGTCAGATGGTATACACGACTTCAAAAGGGGGCGTGCAACAATTGACCAAGGTACAGGCATGTGCGCTTCAACCTTACAATATAAAAGTGAATGCTATTGCTCCAGGGCCGATCGAAACGGATTTAATGAGAAATGTAGGCTCGGATCCTCAACTATACAATACTGTAATATCACGAACACCGGAAGGCAGAATCGGATCGCCTACAGAGTGCGGAAGATTAGCGGTTTTTTTAGCCAATGAAGATTCAAACTTTATATTTGGACAGTCCATTTATATTGATGGGGGTAGAAGCTTCCAAGCATTTCCTACGCCTGGATACAAGACCGTAACAGATGAAGACTTTGAGTTGTTGGAGAAATATAAAAAGAAAGAGGTTTGA
- a CDS encoding L-fucose/L-arabinose isomerase family protein produces MMQSKVAVMTFGDPREHEWNSFIKNYAIPRHKQAVEYLKSRSIDVIYNEELPRSNAEIDLQIEEMKKKNPEVFIAHVSTWAWPSMVVRAVQTMNLPTILLGNDHPGTASLVGFFGSGGALNQIGYPHLRVCSEFSDEDDNDMDKQILPYVRSASAVSRLKGGVMGFFGGRSLGIDTGSFDSMQWRSQFGIDADHIDQLEIIRQSELIDENRTVKMREWLLGNVKSVKYNEKLTSEKLDFQIRCYLATKDIIEERGLDFVAIKCMPDLSNHYVPQCLSAAFLPSPFDAEGPKNPVSMACEADADGALSMEILKHVSGGNPPMFGDVSAIDKENSMFYIPNCGAICSWYATRKDSAEDNLKEIELRPANRPAGGAIPFMPVAPGEITLARLYRKSGKYHMAIIPGQVVKPNDEIYENYKKARGEHVLPTAFVKLSIDFERFIGEFGSNHISGVAGIWTEELELVCEMLDITPVKF; encoded by the coding sequence ATGATGCAATCCAAAGTGGCAGTTATGACTTTTGGAGACCCAAGAGAACATGAATGGAATAGCTTTATTAAAAACTATGCAATACCTAGACATAAACAGGCAGTTGAGTATCTGAAGTCAAGATCTATCGATGTGATCTATAATGAGGAATTACCAAGAAGCAATGCAGAAATCGATCTGCAAATAGAAGAAATGAAAAAGAAAAATCCGGAAGTTTTTATTGCACACGTTTCTACTTGGGCTTGGCCCAGCATGGTTGTGCGTGCAGTGCAAACAATGAACTTGCCAACGATTCTTTTAGGCAATGACCATCCGGGCACTGCCTCGTTGGTTGGATTCTTTGGCTCGGGAGGAGCGTTGAACCAGATCGGTTATCCTCATTTAAGAGTTTGCAGCGAGTTTTCGGATGAAGATGACAACGATATGGATAAACAAATATTACCTTATGTTCGATCAGCAAGTGCGGTAAGCCGATTAAAAGGTGGTGTCATGGGATTCTTCGGTGGACGATCTCTTGGGATCGATACAGGTTCTTTTGATTCCATGCAATGGAGATCACAATTCGGCATTGATGCGGATCATATCGACCAATTGGAGATCATTCGACAAAGTGAGCTGATCGATGAAAATCGAACAGTAAAAATGCGAGAGTGGCTTTTAGGAAACGTAAAAAGTGTCAAGTACAACGAAAAACTTACTTCCGAAAAACTGGACTTTCAAATAAGGTGTTATTTGGCGACCAAAGACATCATAGAAGAAAGAGGTTTAGATTTTGTAGCTATCAAATGTATGCCGGATCTATCCAATCATTATGTACCTCAATGCTTGTCGGCGGCATTTTTACCATCCCCCTTCGATGCGGAAGGTCCAAAAAATCCAGTTAGTATGGCATGTGAAGCGGATGCAGACGGCGCATTGAGCATGGAAATTCTCAAACATGTTTCAGGAGGGAATCCTCCAATGTTTGGCGATGTGAGTGCCATTGATAAAGAGAACAGCATGTTTTACATACCCAATTGTGGGGCGATCTGTTCATGGTATGCAACCAGAAAAGATAGTGCAGAAGATAACTTGAAAGAAATTGAGTTGCGGCCGGCAAACAGACCTGCAGGTGGTGCCATTCCCTTTATGCCGGTCGCTCCCGGAGAAATCACATTAGCTAGATTGTATAGAAAATCAGGAAAATATCACATGGCAATTATACCTGGTCAGGTTGTAAAACCCAATGATGAAATCTACGAGAATTATAAAAAAGCTCGGGGAGAGCATGTATTGCCTACGGCTTTTGTCAAGCTGAGTATTGACTTTGAACGATTTATTGGAGAATTTGGATCCAATCACATTTCCGGAGTAGCAGGGATTTGGACAGAAGAACTGGAATTGGTTTGTGAAATGTTGGATATAACACCTGTAAAGTTTTAA
- a CDS encoding uroporphyrinogen decarboxylase family protein codes for MKRREIFEKNMNHEETGYVLVDLGKHIGSIHKFGYDRLKKIMPEIEFEKENQILDRMAQTVVLNEDLLKEWDIDFRWLHPNINALMTDVSDTIYEDMWGVGFKAVEDYWAPEYSPMSKWEEEDFDKLESYNWPDPNDPRLFDGMNTYAEDLYKNTDYIIGADGLKNGLLMTALQMRGYEQFMMDLSEEPEFVEALLDKILDITKKMWTNYLKDVKEYVQIVYLTDDYGTQTSMLISPNAFREWIQPRNKELIDHIKGIAPHVKIMFHTDGSILPILDDLIESGVDILNPVQTSTEGLHDTVALKEKYGDRICFHGAIDVQKVLPNGTPESIKEEVRKRMLELGSNGGYICAACHNIGHDINEENIKAMYEAAKEFKTTLFKA; via the coding sequence GTGAAAAGACGAGAAATATTTGAAAAAAACATGAATCACGAAGAAACGGGCTATGTATTGGTCGATTTAGGAAAACACATCGGATCCATCCATAAATTTGGATACGATCGTCTTAAAAAGATCATGCCTGAAATTGAATTTGAAAAAGAGAATCAAATTCTAGACCGGATGGCGCAAACGGTCGTACTCAATGAAGATTTGTTAAAAGAATGGGATATCGACTTCAGGTGGCTTCATCCCAATATTAATGCATTGATGACAGATGTCAGCGATACCATATATGAGGATATGTGGGGCGTAGGATTTAAGGCAGTTGAAGATTATTGGGCGCCAGAGTACTCCCCCATGTCCAAATGGGAAGAGGAAGACTTTGATAAGTTAGAGAGTTACAATTGGCCGGATCCCAATGATCCTAGACTTTTCGACGGAATGAATACGTATGCTGAAGATCTATATAAAAATACGGATTACATCATTGGAGCGGATGGGCTAAAAAATGGGTTATTAATGACGGCATTGCAAATGCGAGGTTATGAACAGTTTATGATGGACCTTTCGGAAGAACCTGAATTTGTCGAAGCGCTACTGGATAAAATTTTGGATATAACAAAAAAAATGTGGACCAACTATCTAAAAGATGTGAAAGAATACGTTCAAATCGTTTATTTGACAGATGACTATGGGACGCAAACTTCGATGTTGATCTCTCCGAATGCATTTAGAGAGTGGATCCAACCGCGCAATAAAGAGTTGATCGATCACATTAAAGGAATTGCTCCTCATGTTAAAATCATGTTCCATACAGACGGATCCATTTTGCCGATTCTCGATGATCTGATTGAATCAGGAGTAGACATTTTGAATCCTGTACAAACATCTACAGAAGGTTTGCACGATACGGTTGCTTTAAAAGAAAAGTATGGTGATCGAATTTGCTTCCATGGTGCCATCGATGTTCAAAAGGTGTTGCCAAATGGCACACCTGAAAGCATAAAGGAGGAAGTTCGAAAGCGAATGTTGGAATTGGGATCCAATGGAGGATATATATGCGCTGCATGTCATAACATCGGTCATGATATAAATGAAGAAAATATTAAAGCAATGTATGAAGCAGCCAAAGAATTTAAAACTACGCTATTCAAAGCATAG